In Triticum aestivum cultivar Chinese Spring chromosome 5B, IWGSC CS RefSeq v2.1, whole genome shotgun sequence, the following proteins share a genomic window:
- the LOC123112446 gene encoding calcineurin subunit B gives MGNASSMLTQYDIEEVQEHCSYLFSQQEIVSLYERFCQLDRSAKGFVAEDEFLSIPEYSTNPLSQRLLRMVDGLNFKEFVSFLSTFSARASLQQKIEFIFKVYDIDGKGKVSFKDLVEVLRDLTGSSMSEQQREQVLTKVLEEAGYTRDSTLSLEDFVTIIDHPGLKMEVEVPID, from the exons ATGGGGAACGCGTCGTCGATGCTGACGCAGTACGACATCGAGGAGGTGCAGGAGCACTGCAGCTACCTAT TCTCGCAGCAGGAGATCGTGTCGCTGTACGAGCGATTCTGCCAGCTCGACCGCAGTGCCAAGGGCTTCGTCGCCGAGGACGAGTTCCTCTCCATCCCAGAGTACTCCACCAACCCGCTCTCccag AGGTTGCTACGTATGGTTGATGGATTGAACTTCAAGGAATTTGTTTCTTTTCTCTCTACCTTCAGCGCAAGGGCCAGCCTTCAGCAAAAGATTGAGT TTATATTTAAGGTGTATGACATTGATGGCAAGGGGAAAGTAAGCTTCAAGGACCTGGTAGAGGTTTTACGGGACCTAACGGGCTCGTCCATGTCAGAGCAACAAAGAGAG CAAGTACTAACAAAGGTGTTGGAAGAAGCTGGGTACACACGGGATTCCACTCTATCATTAGAAGATTTTGTGACG ATCATCGACCACCCTGGCCTGAAGATGGAGGTGGAAGTGCCCATCGACTAG